Proteins encoded by one window of Microplitis mediator isolate UGA2020A chromosome 1, iyMicMedi2.1, whole genome shotgun sequence:
- the LOC130675834 gene encoding charged multivesicular body protein 1b, whose translation MSVSQMEKNLFNLKFAVKELERNSKKCEKEEKIEKSKVKKAIQKGNMEGARIHAENAIRQKNQALNYLRMSARVDAVASRVQTALTTRKVTQSMAGVVKAMDAAMKSMNLEKISGLMDKFESQFEDLDVQSSYMENAMSQTTTTNVPQNDVDSLLQQVADEAGLELNLELPSGQTGTIGTSTAVSQEQDELTQRLARLRE comes from the exons ATGTCTGTCTCACAGATGGAGA AAAACttatttaatctaaaattTGCTGTGAAAGAGTTGGAAcgcaattcaaaaaaatgcgaaaaagaagaaaaaatcgaaaaatctAAAGTTAAAAAAGCTATTCAGAAAGGAAATATGGAAGGAGCTCGAATACATGCAGAAAATGCAATACGACAAAAGAATCAggctttaaattatttacgaaTGAGTGCACGAGTAGATGCTGTTGCTAGTCGAGTACAGACAGCTTTGACAACTCGAAAAGTGACACAATCAATGGCTGGTGTTGTAAAAGCTATGGATGCAGCAATGAAATCGATGaatctagaaaaaatttcgggTTTGATGGATAAATTCGAAAGTCAGTTTGAAGATTTAGACGTACAAAGCTCGTACATGGAAAATGCGATGTCTCAAACTACTACTACCAATGTACCACAAAATGATGTTGATTCCTTGCTTCAACAAGTTGCAGATGAAGCTGG attgGAACTAAATTTGGAGTTGCCATCTGGACAAACGGGTACTATTGGTACATCAACTGCAGTGAGTCAAGAGCAAGATGAACTAACTCAACGACTTGCACGGTTGAGAGAgtga